TGCCTTTCGCGAGCCCCTATCCTTTTTGGGCTTTAACGAGCTCGCTCGCGCTCAAATTACGCGATGCTTCTTCGGCCGACCTTATACACGATTGGAAGTGTTCCAAGCATTGCATTCGCTATTTCCCAGCGATTATGTTGCCAGAGAAAAGCGAGAACTGTTTTACCCCCAACCGGTTTCGCTTGCTCACTCCCTACGGCAGGTGATCAAACGCATCATCCCAATCGCAAAATCACTCGCTACTACCAATGATTGGCTGCCACCAGTTCATCTGCGCAATTGGAAACAATTTCTGGCGCGCTATTGCCATCACATCCGGCTTCTCCAAGGACAAAAACTTCACTTTTTGCCCGATCAAAAGCTGTGGCAAGCAATGTTGACGGCAGAGAGCTTATCCAATAGTCTGCTCAAGCTGCATCGTTGGAGCATCACATTTGCTGAATTGCACTATCATTTTTTGATTTGGCTGATCCGAAAATGGCTGCCGCAACTGGATGCCGATGCCACAGTTGCTGCGTTGCATCGGGGTATCCCTGGCAATCTCACCGTGGAAATGAACATCGCACTTTGGCAATTGAGCCGTCACAACGAACAGGAACCATTACAAGGCTCAAAAAGCCCATCCAATCCGCGGCTCGCGACCGATCCCGAGTGGCAATCGTTCCTCAGGCGCTTTGGGCATCGCTCCACTAACCTCGATATTGCAACACCCACCTTTGCTGAGGGTTGGGACTCTCTTTGGCGGCTGATTCTGCAGTATCGAATAAGCCCAGATCAGTCATCTCCAGCGGTCAAACAACAAGCCTTTGAACAGCAACGCCGCACCACCGAAGAACTCGTGCTGCACCATCTCTCACAGGCGCATTGGGGCTGGCTGAAAAGCCGCTTTTTTCAAATATTGCTCAATTGGTCTCAACAATTTTTTTCACTGCGCGAAAACCAAAGGCATTATTGGCATTTTGCCCTGGCATTGAAGCGCAATATCGCACTGGAGCTTGGCCAGCGCCTCATACGGCAAGGCTGGCTGGATGAACCCGATCAGATCTTCTTCCTCACGCGTCACGAATTAATGCAAATGATTCTGCACCATCTACCATCATCGAAAACCAATATCATTGAACGGATCAAGCAACATCGGCGCTGGCAACAGGTCCATCCCCCTGCCCTGATCGATGAATCTCAGTCTGCAACTTTATCTGCCAATAAAAATCTTAAAAAATTGACAGGCATAAGCGCTGGCCCTGGCATTGCTACTGGCATCGCGAGGATTTTGACATCGCTAATCCAATTCCCCATGATCCAGCCTGGCGAAATCCTGGTGGTTCCGACCACCGATCCGGGATGGACGCCTCTATTCGGAACCATCCGAGGGCTGGTGATGGAGGTCGGGGGTATCCTCTCCCATGGGGCTATCATCGCTCGGGAATTTGGCATTCCTGCCGTCACAAGCGTCGAGCGGGCGACTGAACGGATCCCGAACGGTGCGAGAATCACTGTCGATGGCAATAATGGAGTGGTGATTATCCATGACGTTCAAAACGATTTGCAATTATCTGGACCGAATTAGCTTTTTAGGCCTTCGTATCTGGGAATTTGGATGTCGCAGCTTAGCCCAAGAATATGGCTGGTTTTTCCTATTCAAGATTGCAATCAAATATCCCGCAAAAACCTTCCGCGGATTGATGATCTACCGGCACTTCTGCCGATCTCTTGGAACCATTTCGCCCAATAAAATCTATTCAAATTGCTCGATCCAATCCATCGCCTATCAACTTCAGCGCGATCCAAAGCGGCTGTTGGTCGGGATGGGCTATTGCCAGCGCCCGATCAAAACTGACGTGCAGCCGCTCGCCTGTCCCTCGCCAAGGTTCAGCCATAATTGCTCATTCATTGAACATCCCGGCCACAATCAGCTTCTTCCAGCTTGTAAAATCTGCGATATCCAGCCCATTGCCGAAGCTGCGATTCAGTCTGGGGCAGCGGTCTATATCATGACCTCCGCAAAGGACATCGCGCGGGAAATTTTTCTCCCAACGCTGGCACATGGGAAATATCGCGCTGCCATCCTGTTCATCTGTCCCTATTCCATCCTCCCTATCGCCCTACCATTGATGATCTGTGATATCCAATTTCTCATCGTCCCTTACGCCATTGGAGACTGCCGCAACTATTCAGATTTCCTGCACGCCGATCAGGGCATCAAACCAAAACGAACCTTCCCAATGAGGCATAAGTTTGAACTGGTTCTAAATATCTTCAATGCTCCCAAAAATAAAAAATGATCCCTTGGCCTAATAATTTCGCTTGATTTGAACTCAATTTTTCTTTAATTTTGTTCACACCAAAATCGGACCTTGAATGGCAAAAACTTGGATGCTTCCAAAATAGCGATCTGCTCTTACTGGTGAAAGAATTATTAAGTAAAATATTCTGAGTCAACTTTATGCCCAATCCGAATACGATTGCGGATTTCGCAACGATGGCCTGTTTCGGACTTCACAACCTTCGCAAATATTTCACTGATTACTGATCACTGATTACTGATCACTGATTACTGATTACTGATTACTGATCACTGATCACTGATTACCGACAACCATGCTGACATCTGAATTTACTTCGAGCTCAAGGAGAACGCTGCATGGCTAACCCACAACTGGACATCAAAACCCTCGAGGGCTGGCTTTGGGAAGCCGCCTGTAAAATTCGGGGCGAGG
The window above is part of the candidate division KSB1 bacterium genome. Proteins encoded here:
- a CDS encoding PEP-utilizing enzyme encodes the protein MNFLLCKSSQFILSHRQGKSLRSKFSGGKAANLARLTKWGFNVPPFFVLSTSLYWHILKINGIDRLISKLKSNHSSQICTSIRSQILAAEIPTEIAERIQLAAKQLLIDAPTKAVAVRSSAVAEDQRNRSFAGQLDSFLNIQNESQLHNAIKQCWASLWGERAQMYSGLAKQRLPDYSMSVIIQQMIPADYAGICFTIDPADRSGEWLLIEAKPGIGADLASGTANPWRYRAHRSTLALQGEPTALDAELLVELAKTALRIERLFGMPQDIEWAIYHGQIFILQSRAITARLGHSHGADQPLWSNYFFGERFPLPVSPLGWSILKPIIELNAFREPLSFLGFNELARAQITRCFFGRPYTRLEVFQALHSLFPSDYVAREKRELFYPQPVSLAHSLRQVIKRIIPIAKSLATTNDWLPPVHLRNWKQFLARYCHHIRLLQGQKLHFLPDQKLWQAMLTAESLSNSLLKLHRWSITFAELHYHFLIWLIRKWLPQLDADATVAALHRGIPGNLTVEMNIALWQLSRHNEQEPLQGSKSPSNPRLATDPEWQSFLRRFGHRSTNLDIATPTFAEGWDSLWRLILQYRISPDQSSPAVKQQAFEQQRRTTEELVLHHLSQAHWGWLKSRFFQILLNWSQQFFSLRENQRHYWHFALALKRNIALELGQRLIRQGWLDEPDQIFFLTRHELMQMILHHLPSSKTNIIERIKQHRRWQQVHPPALIDESQSATLSANKNLKKLTGISAGPGIATGIARILTSLIQFPMIQPGEILVVPTTDPGWTPLFGTIRGLVMEVGGILSHGAIIAREFGIPAVTSVERATERIPNGARITVDGNNGVVIIHDVQNDLQLSGPN